From a single Helicovermis profundi genomic region:
- the ftsE gene encoding cell division ATP-binding protein FtsE gives MIKLERVSKKYKNGTYALQGVSLNIKKGDFVFFVGPSGAGKSTLVKLLLKEENVTSGKIIVDKKDVTHIHNRRIPFLRRKMGVVFQDFRLLPNKTVYENVAFAMEIIEASHRDIRSQVPMILSIVGLSDKQKSYPSQLSGGEQQRVSIARAIVNNPPILIADEPTGNLDPENSWEIMKLLKSINRRGTTVIMATHDKEIVDIMKQRVVELKKGRILRDEEKGGYGYEG, from the coding sequence ATGATAAAACTTGAGAGAGTTTCTAAAAAATATAAGAATGGAACTTATGCTCTTCAGGGTGTGAGTTTAAATATAAAAAAGGGCGATTTTGTTTTTTTTGTTGGTCCTAGTGGTGCTGGTAAATCAACCTTGGTTAAACTTTTATTAAAAGAAGAAAATGTTACTTCTGGAAAAATTATTGTTGATAAAAAGGATGTAACTCATATACATAATCGTAGGATACCTTTTCTTAGAAGAAAAATGGGAGTAGTTTTTCAAGATTTTAGACTTCTTCCTAATAAAACAGTGTATGAGAATGTTGCTTTTGCTATGGAGATAATTGAAGCTAGTCATAGAGATATTAGAAGTCAAGTGCCTATGATTCTTAGTATAGTTGGTCTTAGTGATAAACAGAAAAGTTATCCTAGTCAGCTTTCCGGAGGAGAACAGCAAAGAGTTTCGATTGCGAGAGCGATTGTAAATAATCCTCCCATACTTATTGCTGATGAACCTACTGGAAATTTAGATCCTGAAAATTCATGGGAAATTATGAAATTGCTTAAATCTATTAATAGAAGAGGAACGACGGTTATAATGGCGACTCATGATAAAGAAATTGTTGATATTATGAAGCAAAGAGTTGTTGAACTTAAAAAAGGAAGGATTTTAAGGGACGAAGAAAAGGGAGGCTACGGTTATGAAGGTTAG